The Trichomycterus rosablanca isolate fTriRos1 chromosome 6, fTriRos1.hap1, whole genome shotgun sequence DNA segment AAACCTCAGTAGCTGATGCCCCAACCACGGCTTTGAGACCTGGAAAAGTTTCGTCATCATCATTCTGGAATATTCTTATAATTGTGCCGAATATTGGCTAACAAATATAACTATTAGCACAAAAACTGCAAAATGTAGATAAATAATTTTCCAATAATTTCCACAACCTAACCAATTTACTGGGCAAGAGTcaggaaacaccttggacaggttgccagtccaccacagggtacacacacacacacacacacacacacacacacactgcaaattttaatagctccaattggcctgactgcatgtcttgtgggaggaaaacagacctcctgtgctacccactgcgccactgtgccgccctcaaGTTTTCCATTATCATATATTAGTCCAGATAAAAGAAATTTAATAACCTCAACCCAATCCATTATGGAGCCTTGTTCAACTCAGCCTTAATGATcagtaaaacattggaaatcttctCTTTCTACttgtatcagttaaataaaggtttgggAGAGTTAACAAATCactgattcttctttttattgcagttTAGAAAATCTCTATGTTTGTAGATGTCCAACTGGCTAATAacaccactggggatttaaCCACTGAATCCTAGCGATAGTGGGCGAGtgcagttttttttgtttttgttttgtttatgcattttctacccATTTTTTCTCCGGactttagcatatccaattacaCTGGTCAACAGAGATTTTGTTTCTTGAACACTTTTGGGTGTGTCTTAGGTGTTTTGAGCTGCTGATAACAAAAATCACCTCAGAATTTTCCTATCACGTACCATTTAATTGATTCATGCCTCAAGGATGTCTTGTTATACAGTGACAATGTCTGTCCTTCAGTACATGTTGGTATGCTGCACACATGAAGGAAACATACCAGAACATGGAACTGTTGTCGAAACACATCAAGTACAGCAACTACAACTGAAACATCTGGAGATTTAGAGATTTAGAGTGGCACTGCTTCTTGGATTGCAGCTCAGATATACCAAGTATTGCTGCTTCATTTGCAATTGGGACAGCCATAAGAAGAATCATATTAcactaaaaaagaaagaactggCCAAATCATCAGAATTTGACCCAATTTGGCACATAAACCACTTGTGGAcccaaaaaaaaagatattcacTTCACATAAAACTCAGGCTGATGAAAAATTTTATGAAAGCAATGAACAAAAAGGGGGAAGTGTTCCCAAGAATAACTGATACCAAGATTAGTGAAGGCATTTCTGTTGGTCCACAAATGCGACACATTATGAATGATCAGTTCAAAGAGCTGGTGGTGAGACCTGAGAAAATCACTTGGAAATCATTTCAGGATGTTGCTGAAAATTTTCGACTGCCAAACTTCATCAAACTGGTTGACAACCTTCTTCAATCTTACAAAGTAATGAAGTGCAGCGTCACTGAAAATTCATTCCCTGCATTGACACCTGGATTTCTTCCCTAATCTTGGTGCAGTAAGTGATGAGCATGGCGAATGCTTTCACCAAGACATTGCCACAATGGAAAAATGTTACCAAGGCCACTGGAATCCGTCAATGCTGGCTGACTATTGCTGGACACTAATACGAGATGCACCAGATGTTGAGTAGAAACAAAAATCAGCAGCAAAACACTTTTAGCTCGGTTGAACTAATGACAGGTATAAGATTTGAATATGTTATAATCAGTAAAACTTAATCTCATGTTTCTCAAAATTTCTATGTGATACAGACAATCAGAAACTACATTTGTGTTCAGCTCGAATGGGTCTGTCACAATCACCAAAAAAATTCAAGGAAACAGAACTTTGGCAAAAAATTGTTGTCCAGTGTtatccaattgcattatgcttcctctctactgatgccaatccctgccctgattgaggaaacaaaaaatgtgtggTTTTAGAGCTTGGTGGGGCTCTACCTTGCTACTGTTACCATGTAACCCAGTACTACCTGTTGCATGAGAGGTGATAGCACGGCACCTCAGGGCATATGACTCAGGGTGTATGACTTCCAGAACTGAACaccgggccagtgatagctcagtggttaaggtactggactagtaaacagaaggttgccggttcaagcctcgccaccaccaagttgccactgttgggtccctgagcaaggcccttaaccctcaattgctcattgtgtaagtcgctttggataaaagcgtctgctaaatgctgaaaatgtcaaatgtcaaataaaaaatgataataatcaaACAGCTGAACCTAACAAGCTTTTAACAAAGTTACTTACACAATTCACAGTCTTTTAAATGTTGCTGTTGATGTAAGGGGTTTATTTATACTTACAGTAAGCCATGTGTTTGCTGTCACTTACTTTTCTTTACTCTTCTTTCTGTGGTCTTTTGAAAGCAGAGGTTAATAATTAGTGCCACACAGATCAAACTACAAATGACTAACCCTGCTATCATGATGCTAGAAGTCAGCTGATTTGAATCTGTGAGAGTGGGCACATAAAGTCACATAATGAGTCAATATGAAAGAaatcaaaacaacataaaattaTCATTACTCATATAAATATATCTAAAATTTGAAATCATGTATTactataaatgtttaatatttaaaaggAATTGAACTAATGTTACATGTGCATACacaaattttatttttcatctgTTGTACTGAGGCCACCCACAATACCATGTCACAACTATCTCTGTCATGGAAATTTGAACATGGCCCACTACTTAACCTAACCTAAACATTATCAGCACTTgaacacaaaaaaacaatgtGTAACATCACAAAATGCTCCCTAGAATATTGTAAAATCATGCTGCAATAACATGGATGATTAGAGGTGTGCACAAACAAGCGGGCCAGATGTGTGCAAGCTTAAGTGCATTCTGTCACCAAGGGGAAACATATCAAATACTAGAAAATTCTGCTCCTAtcacggcgttgtaagatggtgagagatggacatctatgtgaagaagaaacgaccatccctgaggggggcctgagagtacatctctcaccatcttacaacgccgtgataggagctataccccaatcatatgtgaaaggcacacatggacattgtaattaatggtcattgtgatatGCATTGCATATGGACCTAATCActggtttcattgttatgcaaaGGTCGGTGATCGGTCAAtatgcaaatcgtctgcatataagATTGGtcttattcaccaccagctcagactgaagcagtcacttggatgagtgacgaaacgtatctctacaccaaacttgtgtccagatgaactgattcaactttgtggacttgttagacattccattccaaaacccaGACCCAAACAGTTACTATAACAgtttccactcttctggaaaggctttttacTGGATTTAGGAGTGTCTGTGGTAATATGTAACCCTTCATTTCAGTAAGCATTTGTGAAGTCAATGTTCCATCTCAAATTCATCTCAAATTTGAACAATGTGGTCGTGATCAGGGCTTTGTGtaagccactggagttcctccgcACCAATCTCGTCACACTATGtccttaatggaccttgtttttttttaatgattccaAACTgataatacaaatttaaaagcatgttatttattttcttcctaTGATTgtatacacttgttagcaatgggtgtgatcACAAAATCCAAATTTAATAATTATGGgggtgcccacatacttttggtcatatggtTAAAATGGCAGGTAAATTTGTAAAGTGAAAAAGTTGCACAAAACTTTAACTGATGGACTGATAAAAGGCACTAACCATGACAACCACATCGCGTGTTGTGCGTCCTGTTTCCAGCTGAGAGAACCAGCAAACCGACTTTACTGCAGCTGTTTCCAACAACACAGTTAGTATGATAAGATTATCAAAACCTTTTGCAAGATAagtatttctgtttttaatatcACTGTGACTTACTCTGTTATGGGCTTACATGTGCTGTCTTCTTCATCATTGTATGTCATGTTAGGGCATGGTGTACATGTATAAGTAAACTTAAAGTTACCTGCCAAAAGCACAGGATGTGTTaaacgtttacattttctgcacttagcagacgcttttatccaaagcaacttacaattatcattgaatacaatttgagcaattgagggttgagagccttgcccaagggcccaacagtggcaacctggcagtagtggggcttaaactagcaaccttttgattactggtcaAGTACCTAAACCGCTGAGCTACTAGTAGAAGTACAGTGGTCTAAAACAAGATTAGGAGTTTATTTAACATGTTATTTTCCATTAATTTGCCTGAAAATGTTCATTGATAAGTATGAATCTTGTCACATTTAGAACCTTTGACTGTCTCAATACATTTTTCACAATATGCTACACAATTTTAgtcaatataaatatacatttatacatatatgtacacacagtatacatatatacacacacacacacacacacacacactaagcaaataggtaagagcctcccattggataattactgcatgggcgattatgtttcagctggcaacaagttatttaaccctaactgatgcagtgagtagcttctaaTTTGTtgaacaaccatgtcgaaagacacatcctgtggtcgtgaaaaagatgttaatctgtttcggaagggtcaaattattggcatgcatcaagcagagaaaacatctaaggagattgctgaaactactaaaatcaggttcAGAACTGTCCAACGCTATATTCAAAattggaaggacagtggggaaacatcatctttgaggaaggaatgtggttggaaaaaaatgttgaatgatcgtgatcggcgatcacttaaacgtttggtgaataGTGAGatagtagaaaaactacagtagaactcagggatgtgtttaatagtgaaagtcagactatatatatatatatttttttttttttttttatttttttttttttttattaatttttttatttattattattattatttttttttttcgtgatctcagcgtgtgttttcaccactgcgccacctgagcggctgtttaGTATtcttttaaaagtaaatattttgaAGCTGATTATACTCTGTGATGCCCTGCAAATAAATTGTGAACCCTAAACATGTCACCAATCTATCAAAGGGCAACTCAGACATCTTTATTTACTTTGAATAAAGAAAGAAACCTACATGGACACAAAGGGAACATGCCGGTTCTTAAGTTGCTTGATGTCACCCACTCCACCAGATCAAAACTAAACCTTTTTtggtaaataaagattttatctGCATGTATTGTTGCACAATGTAccacaaaaatgtttttaaccagtaaaaatgtttttaaaacttgtggtttgtacaaccccaaatcagaaaaagctgggacagcattgaaaatgcaaattataaaataaaacacttacatttacttttatttaattgcagacaggatgaacctgagatatatcctgttttatttgcttaacttcatttaatttattaataaacatccattcctgcatttcagacctgcaacacattccaaaaagagttgggacagtaacacatttaccactttgtaatgttgccattccttttcaccacacttaaaagacgttttggcacagaggagaacaagagatttagtgtttcagcttttattttgtcctgttcttccagcaaacacgtcttaggatctgcaacagtacggggtcgtcgttgtcacatttttagtgtcaaaattctccacacattatctattggggacagatcaggactgcaggcaggccagtgcagtactcgtaccctcctcttctgcagccatgcctttgaaatgtgtgcagcatgtggttttgcattgtcttgttgaaaaatgcatggacgtccctggaaaagatgacgtcttgaaggcagcatatgttgctctaagatctaaatgtacttttttgcattaatgctgcatcacaaaagtgtaaatgacccctgccaagggcactgacaccaccccataccatgacagaccctggcttttggacttgctggtgataacagtctggatttttttccaaaaaagacctggaatgctgattcatctgatcacaacacacgtttccactgtgtgatagtccattctagatgcctctaaggcccagagaagtcgacgctgcttctggacatggttaacataaggcttctttttagcacagtgaagttttaagtggcatttgttaaAGTAATTCCGTGTtgcagtgcttgacaaaggtttgccaaagtaatccctcacccatgtggttatatcagctattgttgagtggctgttcttgatgcagtgctgtctgagggatggaagatcataatcttgcacccttggcctttacacactgaaattcctatTCCTATTTGCAAcccccttccaatctttctttgaggtttattgtttttaaacatttcaataattttctcacacatttgttgacaaactggagatcctttgttcatctttgctcatccaagactcagtctttcctgaatgctgcttttgtaccaaaccatgattacgatcacctgttgacatcagctgttaggaatcacatcattgtttagttttttcacctcattactagcactaaattgccactgtcccaacttttttgggaatgtgttgcaggcctgaaatgcaggaatggaggtacattaacaaatgaaatgaagttgagcagacaaaacataaaaaatcttgggttcaaactgtctggaATTAACTCAAatcgaagtaaatgtaagggacactgcattttaattttatttacattgtccgtactgtcccaactttttgttaTTTGGGGTTGCAGTTACTGAATTCCTATCATAGAGGAAAGGAGTCTGATTTCTTACCCGCTCTCTTGAGCCTTTCTCCTCGTTTGCACTTTGGTCTCAAGGCACAATCTGAACAATCAGAATTGATGCACAGAGGTTTATCACTGCAGGAGCATCTGGTGTTGGTTTTAGAGTTTGCTGCATTGCAATTTCCACACACGGTAGCACTGACAGCATTGCAAAGTTGTATGGGATATTCACCTGTAGAAAGCATTATGTTAGAAGCTAtgcttaaaatatatataaaaaatacaataaaatccaATTGTTAATTCTATCTAAAAATTAAGAAATagtatacacactatatgaccaaggATACTCTATGTAGACACTCATTCAAAACCATCAGCCTTATATTGatcaggcatagcattatgaccaccttcttgatattgtgttggtcccccttttggtGCCAAAACAGCCATGACCTGTCAAGGCATGGAGTCCaccagacccctgaaggtgtgctgtggtatctgacacCAAGGTGTTAGCAGCAgaccctttaactcctgtaagttgttgGGGCCTCCatgagatctgggaaatttggaggccaagtcaatacctcaaacttgttgttgtgctcctcaagccattcctgaaccatttttgctttgtggcagggcgcattatcctgatgaaagaggccacagccatcagggaatacaatTTCCATGAAATGGTATaaatggtctgcaacaatgcttaggtaggttgTATGtgtcttcagcaatctgagctacagtagctcgtctgttggataaGACCACACAAGCCAGCTTtaactccccatgtgcatcaacaagccttggccgcccatgaccctgtcgccggtttaacactgttccttccttggaccactttggatagatactgaccactgcagaacaGGAACAACCCACAAGTGCTgaggttttggagatgctctgacacaatttggtccttgttaAACTCtttcaaatccttacgcttgcccatttctcctgcttctaacacatcaactttgaggataaaatgttcacttgctgcctaatatatcccacccactaacaggtgctgtgatgaagagataatcagtgttattcacataatgttatgtctggtcagtgTATAACAGGATCCTTTGCCCTTTCTAAACTAACAGCCTCTATTCACCTGAGCCCTTCAAGATTTTAAGCTGGTTAGTGACAATTTATtcccattctgtcaaaagagcatttgtaaggcacTGTTAAGGTCAGTGCATTCACACGACATGTGCATTTACATGTGTCTTTATAGAATATACATTTAACATCCCCAAACTGCTGCACCAGCATGGAAGTATAAAAGTCACAAATGTGAAagaatattgtttgtttgtttatttattgggattttaatataatgtttacacactttggttacatttatgacaggacaggtagttactcaatacattcatccatttaaGTTCAATGTCAACAATCATGGCCAATTTagtttcacctcacttgcatggttttgaactgtgggagaaaactggtgcatgcaaacatgcaaactccacacagaaaggacccaactcggaatcaaatccaggaccaccttgctatgaggtgacattgctacccactgagccaccgtgccagtgTTATATACCTGATTTTATGGCTGTGACTGAATCACCACTCAATGATTAGACTGAGTACATACATTTAGTCATGTAGTGTATTGCTATCATTTAGATTTGAACAACTGAAAGCCGCAAACATTCCTAGAATCTGGATATCCACATTTGGGTATGCCTGAAGATAGGTACATACAGAAATTTTGAGgattaatttattcatatattgaTATGTCAGACATGCAGCATGAGCGAAGTGGTCTAAGGTTGTAACTCAATAACAAAGGCAGATAgaatttaaagcttttaaacaCACTTAACGCTTAGCCAGAAAACAACACATAATTAAATGAGCCAGTCTAAGCAAAATCTGAGTTGCACAAATCTGTAATTCTTGGAATTCTTTTAACCAAAGCTTTTTATGCATACTCACTGGCATCTTTATTGGGAACGccaagcatgatgcaattgctTCAACCACATCTTAAAAATGCTCTATTGGATTCAAATCTGGTTGTGTGTAAACTATGACCAAAGAAAAAGAATGTATGATTGGTACCAGAAAGGCCATTATGTGCTAGAAAAATGTTTTCCAATCATTACCAATCAGCACTCGACTGAACTATTGACACAGGGCAGATTGACTCCTCATTTCAATCCTGCCATTATCATTTTGCAGAAGAAATCAAGATTTATAAAAGCAGGCCACATTTTTCTATTCACTGTTTAGTTCTGGTGAACCTTTGGCCACTTTAGCCCTAGATTTCTGTTCTTTACTGGCAGGAATGGTACCTGATGTGGTCTTGTTGCTCATCAGCTTTAAGGTTTGACATGAtgcattttgaaatgtttttctGCTCACCATATTTGTGAAGAGTGATTGTTTTCATTACACTATATCCATTCTAACAAAGTTTTTTTTGTCACTATAGATATTTGTTCATCACCATTTTGACTTCTAGACTGATGTGAATGAAAATCTAGTCATCAGTTTCCAATATACATAAACCAGCCCATTTGGCACTAACAATCATTCCACAACCTATATAGATTTGCTGCCAAATGACTAAATGACTAATAATTGGATAATTATACATGTTAATCCAGCTGACACTGCTCATATTGACACTGTTCATTTAAGTGCCATGTTGGCAAATACAAACATTACTCATTTTTCTAATCttagaacaataataaaattataacaaaaacaatgGGCTTACCTTTGGGGCAGGAATCACAACATATCCCCCTATGTTCATACTGTGTCTTCCAGTTACATTTTAAATCCAAGCACATGGACAAGACATAGTCCATGATAAGCACTTTCAACCAGAGCTTAATGCTGTCCATTTTAGGCACATGCTGTGAGTTGATGTGTGCAGTATATATATGGCTTAGCTCTCTGCGGCTCACGTCACTGCTTTTGGTTTCAGCCCACATGAACAAACCAAAAGCTAGCAGGAactaaaaagaaagagagagtaaaagtgtgagagagagagagagagagagagaggtgaatCTGCCATTCTGATGTGCTTTCAAAAATTcaatattttcatgtttttaccaccgctggtcagggtcatagtCAATCAGGTCACTGGGtgaaatgcagtaacacacacggACAGGATGCGACTCCATTGCAGGGCCTCCTCAGCCATCCCCTCTCTGCTCAAGCATTGTCAGTCAGGTCTGTAtgtacagtcaagccagaaagtttgcacacccctttcaccttctccacgttttattacgttacagactcattctataatagagttaattgagttcttttttgcctcaaacatatacacaatcaccaataaacagggtttagaaaatatgcaattttattttactggcaaaaatggtttatttaggggttacatatctgtacacacccttagcctaatacttggttgatgcaccttggGCTGCAATTACAGTGTCAAGGCGTCCTGAGAAAGAAGCGACAAGCTTGACACACTTGTTTctagacatttttgcccattcctcttggaatatccttgcaagctccgtcaggttggggGGAGCGTTgatacacagccattttcaactccttccacagatgttcaaatggattcaggtctggactctggctgggccactcaaggacattcacagactttctccaggACAAACTCCCCACTATGTTTCACAGAAGGCTGCAAGCACTCATTCGTCCAACTCTTCTTCTCACATATTGTTAACAATTGGACCCAAACATTTCAATGTGGATTAATTACTCCATAATACTGTTTTCCACTGATcttaattttaatgtttgtaAGCATTAGCACATCTTGGCCTTTTCATCTTGTTTCACTTCCGTTAAAGTGGTTTCTTGGCTGCTACCCTTCGAAAATGACTATTCTTGGTCAAGTCCTTCGGACTGTGGAAGAATAAACTTAGCATCTCAATGAAACTGCCAGATGCTAAACAAGGTCCTTGCTGGATTTCTTACGGTCCCCCATGAGGATGTTTTAAGAAACTTTTTCAGTCCTTTTTTTGTACTCACCTCTCCTGATTAGATCcagtttatttgttttgatgttttgatTATGATTTACATATTAGCACACTTCCAATGAACTAAACTCATACAACATGTGTATGTGATGCTCAAGCATCTCTTCCATAAACCTGGTGTAACAAATCTTTATCACAGCAGTCATTTTGACATGAAATAGTAAGACAAATACAGGCATTAGCAATGACTTCAGGGTTTTATTCCATTTAGGTTTAAGAGAGCCAGGTTCCTGCTATTAATAAAAAGTGAGGTCACACTAAATACTTGCCAAATTTAGCATATAGGAGCAGGttttaagctgttttttttaaatatccaaTACAAATTTCtattactgtatatacaaatgcTATTTCTAGAAAATTTTAGATATTTTCaaaaccccattttcagaaaagttaggacatttttaaaaaatgcaataaaaagcacaatctgtgattttttaccctcctgaatctttatttaacagacaaataTAAAAAACTTCCCAGAAAAGGATGTTGCCTTAAAAACAACATAACAAAGTTTTGCATTGCACCGGATTGTGTTAAATGATAAACAATTTTCTGAATTACTGCCAAGCCCATTTGGTTATAAGTATACTGACATCTGAGGCCCCAAAGCTTACGCACATTTAACTTTGGTATTTGGCCTTggcctacacagactgagatttctccagattcaatgaatctttttaaaatattatgtacagcAGTTGGTTAAATatcttgcattaagaaatgtgcTTTTTGAattgattgacaattctctcacaaagttttgcacaaagtggtgagccacaacccattATCGTTCGCAGTGACTGAGCCTTTGATGGATCCTCCTTTATACCCAATTAttattccctcacctgttaccaattcacctgcttgtgAATGTTTCAAAAAGTATAAACTTTATACTGTTGTTTTGCCCTATCcctgtttacaaaatacaatatagctgatcagtgaaaaTCACACTGGAAATCTTTCCATTCTTGTCAGTTAAAGATTCAGaagaaataataaatcacagactCTCCTTTTTAAACCCATAAtcattgaggagagcaaactgacacatgccccctccgacacgtcagcagtagccgactgcatcttttcacctgcacgaggcgacaGCCATACcctcatcagcattattcctctactctgtgcagactccatcaatcagccagcagaggtcttaattgcatcagttatgaggtccctatccggctccctacctggatgaacaacagccaaacgttgttcatgtggccgcccagcccaaccggatggcagagctgagattctatacgatgtattcgaaatcccagctctggtgtgctagcgtattttaccgctgtgccacctgagcggcaaaaatgcattttttaattatcataaaataataaaaaattacaacacTAACATTTTTTAACCATTATTTGTTAAAACGTTTAGAATTTCAGTCCGAAacactcaatttaaaaaataaaattatatttttatactatactatactatactatactatactatactatactatactatactatactatactatactatactatactctaATGTAGAATTTTAGGGATACAGAATCTTTAATACTGTCATTTCACACTTATTTAACccttacataatattgctgatctcaAAACCTAATGCTAGTCTGtctgacctaaagttgggttacaacatgattaaac contains these protein-coding regions:
- the tnfrsf18 gene encoding tumor necrosis factor receptor superfamily member 18, translating into MDSIKLWLKVLIMDYVLSMCLDLKCNWKTQYEHRGICCDSCPKANSKTNTRCSCSDKPLCINSDCSDCALRPKCKRGERLKRAGNFKFTYTCTPCPNMTYNDEEDSTCKPITDCSKVGLLVLSAGNRTHNTRCGCHDSNQLTSSIMIAGLVICSLICVALIINLCFQKTTERRVKKMFDFFMFFLPECHPPIHSLVLQSEECGYKLSKEEKGEMCNLNGFHDISSEESTEEKSLEICV